A single window of Pedosphaera parvula Ellin514 DNA harbors:
- a CDS encoding prepilin-type N-terminal cleavage/methylation domain-containing protein, with amino-acid sequence MVGSKIYVPQRVPFKNKRTNGFTLIELLVVIAIIAILAGLLLPALARAKEKGRRTVCLNNLKQMGLGSLMYGNDYAGNLTGNLTYYDDNDNWLYGDYVKNTGSFICPNTRNAIRTNSVLNTATGRIDLVDLQTFAISKDSTNGYTYENFGWWAGHSDSPMAGGATDVATRKTENLVQTRKHAAVLFGHGEVPGPSGTYLIIHADNYFADPANYDKPDPKDGHGADGFPAVFCDGHVTFIQHKAWFVTREMSCDTWRATE; translated from the coding sequence ATGGTCGGGTCCAAAATATACGTTCCCCAAAGGGTGCCTTTCAAAAATAAGCGAACAAATGGTTTTACTTTGATTGAGCTTCTGGTGGTGATCGCGATTATTGCGATATTGGCAGGGTTGTTATTGCCTGCATTGGCAAGAGCAAAAGAGAAGGGGAGGAGGACGGTTTGTCTCAACAATCTGAAGCAAATGGGCTTGGGAAGCCTCATGTATGGGAATGATTATGCGGGTAATCTGACTGGTAATCTGACTTACTACGACGACAATGATAACTGGTTGTATGGGGATTACGTCAAAAACACTGGGTCGTTCATTTGTCCCAACACCAGGAATGCGATTCGGACTAATTCCGTGTTGAATACAGCCACAGGGCGCATCGATCTGGTGGATCTTCAGACCTTTGCCATCAGTAAAGATTCAACCAACGGTTATACATACGAGAATTTTGGGTGGTGGGCAGGTCACAGTGATTCGCCAATGGCCGGTGGTGCAACTGATGTGGCTACCCGAAAAACAGAGAACCTGGTGCAAACGAGAAAGCACGCGGCTGTATTGTTTGGACATGGTGAGGTTCCCGGGCCGAGCGGAACCTATCTGATCATCCATGCAGATAATTATTTTGCTGATCCTGCGAATTACGATAAACCGGATCCAAAAGACGGGCATGGCGCTGATGGGTTTCCGGCGGTTTTTTGCGACGGGCATGTCACATTTATCCAGCATAAAGCATGGTTTGTGACGCGCGAGATGTCGTGTGATACCTGGAGAGCGACGGAGTGA
- a CDS encoding transposase, giving the protein MDALYLFRELKDLKLHEVPDRIHLVPLPPYSPELNPVEAIGDVIKDRIGNTLWETLDALEEAIAEELWPIYETAERVRSLVSHGWLLEQVNAVVMENSAITNWK; this is encoded by the coding sequence GTGGATGCCCTTTATCTGTTCCGGGAACTTAAAGACCTTAAACTTCACGAAGTGCCCGACCGCATACATCTGGTGCCGCTGCCGCCATACAGTCCGGAATTAAACCCAGTGGAAGCCATCGGCGATGTGATCAAGGACCGGATCGGCAACACCCTGTGGGAAACATTGGACGCCCTGGAGGAAGCGATTGCTGAGGAACTGTGGCCCATCTATGAAACCGCCGAACGGGTGCGGAGCCTGGTTTCACATGGCTGGCTGCTTGAACAAGTAAACGCTGTCGTAATGGAGAATAGTGCAATTACGAACTGGAAGTGA
- a CDS encoding type II secretion system protein: MNPQHFPVSPKRSTKVILRRGFTLIELLVVIAIIAILAGLLLPALAKAKSKAAATKCVSNMKQLALGWQMYATDFNDVMVPNAPLDAANSENTWCGKQQEGWDSTYDANTNPIPYQTSIVAPYMGKQLGVYKCPGDTVPSDNGDRIRSYSMSSQVGNLYTATETKGYNAGYGAYSKISEILSCPGPTETLVFLEENMCSMQDGYLQIRCDPGNSGFPDVPGSYHDLTSCGVNFADGHAQIHKWVTPVIKIPVRKPFRQSSIGTGPTNPDWRWLTQHAACPSS, translated from the coding sequence ATGAATCCCCAACATTTTCCGGTTTCACCTAAAAGAAGTACTAAAGTGATTCTTCGACGAGGATTTACCTTAATAGAATTGCTGGTTGTTATTGCCATTATTGCCATCCTGGCAGGGTTGTTGTTACCCGCTCTGGCAAAAGCCAAATCCAAAGCCGCTGCGACAAAATGTGTCAGCAATATGAAACAGCTGGCTCTTGGTTGGCAAATGTATGCGACCGACTTTAACGATGTCATGGTGCCGAACGCACCCCTAGATGCTGCTAACAGTGAAAATACCTGGTGCGGTAAGCAGCAAGAGGGTTGGGATAGTACATATGACGCGAATACGAATCCCATTCCTTATCAGACTTCAATAGTGGCTCCCTACATGGGGAAGCAGCTTGGCGTATACAAGTGCCCTGGAGATACCGTTCCTTCAGATAATGGAGACCGCATTCGTTCTTACTCAATGAGCAGTCAGGTGGGAAATCTTTACACGGCTACGGAGACCAAAGGCTATAATGCCGGCTATGGGGCTTATTCCAAGATAAGCGAAATTCTTTCATGTCCCGGCCCCACAGAGACGCTCGTTTTTCTGGAGGAGAATATGTGCAGTATGCAGGATGGTTATTTGCAGATCAGGTGTGACCCCGGCAATTCAGGCTTTCCTGATGTGCCAGGCTCCTATCATGACCTTACTTCATGTGGTGTGAATTTTGCAGATGGCCATGCTCAAATTCATAAATGGGTAACCCCCGTCATTAAAATACCTGTCAGAAAGCCGTTTCGTCAGAGCAGCATAGGAACTGGCCCCACTAATCCTGATTGGAGATGGTTAACACAACATGCAGCCTGTCCATCGTCGTAA
- a CDS encoding glutamate synthase subunit beta: MGKPTGFIEYLREIPLDRPALERIRDWNEFHLHMDGKKLQDQGARCMDCGIPFCHTGTLISGMASGCPINNLIPEWNDLVYRGLWKEALDRLHKTNNFPEFTGRVCPAPCEGSCVLGIHSPPVTIKNIECSIIDKGWEEGWVTAEPPAMRTGKKVAVIGSGPAGLCAAAQLNRAGHWVTVFERADRVGGLLMYGIPNMKLDKDVVQRRVDLMAKEGITFTTGTEVGKNYPTEKLMQEFDAVVICTGATKPRDLPIEGRQLKGIHFAMEFLHNNTKSLLDKHRNGSFISAEGKDVVVIGGGDTGTDCVGTSLRHGCKSLVQLEILPQPPVERAKDNPWPEWPKVYRLDYGQEEAAAKFGADPRTYLTTSTKFVGDEQGHVKEVHTIEIRWDKNEKGQFVPQPVAGTEKVRPAQVVLLAMGFLGPEQPLLEQLGVERDGRSNAKADYGRYSTNVKGVFAAGDARRGQSLVVWAFNEGRGAARECDRFLMGRTNLP, encoded by the coding sequence ATGGGAAAACCGACAGGCTTCATTGAATATTTGCGCGAGATACCGCTGGATCGTCCGGCGTTGGAACGTATTCGCGATTGGAACGAGTTCCACCTGCACATGGATGGCAAAAAACTCCAGGATCAGGGCGCTCGTTGCATGGATTGTGGCATACCTTTCTGCCATACTGGCACCTTGATCAGCGGCATGGCATCCGGTTGTCCGATTAACAATCTGATTCCGGAATGGAACGATTTGGTTTATCGCGGCTTGTGGAAGGAAGCTTTGGACCGGTTGCACAAGACCAATAATTTCCCTGAGTTTACGGGGCGTGTTTGTCCCGCGCCGTGTGAAGGTTCCTGCGTGCTGGGAATTCATTCCCCACCTGTGACGATCAAGAATATTGAGTGTTCGATCATCGACAAAGGTTGGGAAGAAGGCTGGGTCACGGCCGAGCCGCCGGCGATGCGAACTGGCAAAAAGGTTGCAGTTATCGGTTCAGGTCCAGCCGGACTTTGCGCGGCGGCGCAGCTCAACAGGGCGGGGCATTGGGTAACGGTTTTCGAACGTGCTGATCGCGTAGGTGGCTTGCTGATGTATGGCATTCCCAACATGAAGCTCGACAAGGACGTGGTGCAGCGCCGGGTCGATTTGATGGCCAAGGAAGGGATCACATTTACGACCGGCACAGAAGTGGGGAAAAATTACCCGACAGAGAAGTTGATGCAGGAATTTGATGCGGTCGTGATTTGCACTGGAGCGACCAAGCCGCGTGATTTACCAATCGAAGGCCGGCAGTTAAAGGGGATTCATTTTGCCATGGAATTCCTGCACAACAACACCAAAAGTCTGCTGGATAAGCATCGCAATGGCAGCTTCATTTCGGCAGAAGGCAAGGATGTGGTGGTGATTGGTGGCGGGGACACCGGCACTGATTGTGTGGGAACTTCCTTGCGTCATGGCTGCAAGAGTTTGGTGCAGTTGGAAATTCTTCCTCAACCGCCTGTGGAGCGGGCGAAGGATAATCCCTGGCCGGAATGGCCGAAGGTATATCGTCTGGACTACGGGCAAGAGGAAGCGGCTGCGAAGTTTGGTGCAGATCCACGCACGTATCTGACCACTTCGACTAAATTTGTGGGAGACGAGCAGGGGCACGTGAAGGAAGTGCATACCATCGAGATCCGGTGGGATAAGAACGAGAAGGGGCAGTTTGTGCCTCAGCCGGTAGCCGGCACGGAAAAAGTTCGCCCGGCGCAGGTGGTTCTTCTAGCCATGGGTTTCCTTGGGCCAGAACAGCCATTGCTGGAGCAACTTGGTGTCGAGCGCGATGGTCGCAGCAATGCCAAGGCCGATTACGGCAGGTACTCGACCAATGTTAAAGGCGTCTTTGCCGCTGGAGATGCCCGTCGTGGTCAAAGCTTGGTGGTTTGGGCCTTCAACGAGGGCAGGGGCGCGGCGCGCGAATGCGATCGTTTTCTCATGGGGCGGACCAATCTACCGTAG
- the gltB gene encoding glutamate synthase large subunit, with protein sequence MDNQNHIDSHITTIGLPQKQGLYDPQFEHDACGVGFVVNIKGKKSHEIIRQAIQVLLNLDHRGACGCEANTGDGAGILIQTPHGFLKAVCAKEGIDLPEPGQYGVGLLYLPPIDGERKECEQIFGKIVAEEGQRIIGWRDVPVDNSSLGNTAKSSEPLMRHVFIKRDPKIKDDMAFERKLYVIRKRATNEIRRAGFPGSNYWYTASLSYKTLVYKGMLNTEQVDKYFLDLRDPAMDSALALVHSRFSTNTFPSWERGHPYRYVAHNGEINTLRGNINWMHARQSMFESELFGQDLKKILPIINTDGSDSAMFDNCLELLVMAGRSLPHAIMMMIPEPWANHETMSDERKAFYEYHSCLMEPWDGPASIAFTDGKMIGAILDRNGLRPSRYYVTKDDLVVMASEVGVLDIAPERILQKGRLQPGRMFLIDMEQGRIVADEEIKDKVAKQHPYRQWLNKYMVEMANLPGVTHLPEPSHETVLRRQQAFGYTFEDLRILMVPMARDGVEAVGSMGTDTPLAVLSDKPQPLYNYFKQLFAQVTNPPIDCIREEIVTSAETTIGSERNLLKPIPESCHLIELKSPILTNEEFAKLKHVDHEGFKSVTIPILYRINEGEKGLERAMGDLYAKADRAINDGVNILILSDRGIDRENAAVPALLAVSGLHHHLIRQGTRTRVGLVLESGEPREVHHFSLLIGYGAGAINPYLAFETLDDMIRQGLLKNITHKDACKNFAKAAVKGVVKVISKMGISTIQSYRGAQIFEAVGLKKSVVDKYFTWTPTRIEGVGMDVIATEVQMRHQHAFPERQTNGHTLEVGGNYQWRAEGEVHLFSPQTVHKLQQAVRANSYNAFKEYSALVNDQTRKHCTLRGLLDLKLAANPISIEEVESVESILKRFKTGAMSYGSISKEAHESLAIAMNRIGGKSNTGEGGEDSARYIPDANGDSRNSAIKQVASGRFGVTSLYLVNAKEIQIKMAQGAKPGEGGQLPGGKVYPWVAKVRHATPGVGLISPPPHHDIYSIEDLAELIHDLKNSNTRARVSVKLVSEVGVGTVAAGVAKAHADVVLISGFDGGTGASPQTSIKHAGIPWELGLAETHQTLLLNNLRSRIVVETDGQLKTGRDVIVAALLGAEEFGFATAPLVALGCIMMRVCHLNTCPVGVATQDPELRKNFTGDPAHAVNFMRFIAQEVRELMAQLGFRTVNEMVGRTDLLEPKKAIEHWKAKGLDLSNMLYQPKVGSDVGRYAQMVQDHGLDKALDNTTLLKLCAPALERKEKVVADLPIRNVNRVVGTILGSEVTRRYGVEALPEDTIQLNFKGSAGQSLGAFVPKGVTLRLEGDANDYVGKGLSGGKIIVYPPKGSTFNPAENIIIGNVALYGATSGEVYIGGMAGERFCVRNSGVNAVVEAVGDHGCEYMTGGRVVVLGPTGRNFAAGMSGGVAYVLDETGDFKSRCNQQMVGLEKLEDATEIEELQQMIKRHADYTRSQHAFKILALWDETVPKFVKVMPKDYKRMLQSIKRVTEAGLSGEEALMAAFNDNAKDASRVGGG encoded by the coding sequence ATGGACAATCAGAACCATATAGACAGCCATATTACTACTATTGGCCTGCCGCAAAAGCAGGGCCTTTACGACCCACAGTTTGAACACGATGCCTGTGGCGTCGGATTCGTCGTCAATATAAAAGGCAAAAAGTCCCACGAGATTATCCGCCAGGCAATTCAGGTGCTCTTGAATTTGGACCATCGTGGCGCTTGTGGTTGCGAAGCCAACACCGGGGACGGAGCTGGAATTCTTATCCAGACACCCCATGGTTTTTTGAAAGCGGTATGTGCCAAGGAAGGCATAGACCTTCCTGAACCTGGCCAATATGGCGTTGGTTTGCTCTATCTGCCTCCCATTGATGGCGAACGCAAAGAATGCGAACAGATTTTTGGGAAAATTGTAGCTGAAGAAGGTCAACGAATCATTGGCTGGCGCGATGTGCCGGTGGACAACTCTTCATTGGGCAATACCGCGAAATCTTCCGAGCCGCTTATGCGGCATGTTTTCATCAAGCGCGATCCTAAAATCAAGGATGACATGGCGTTTGAGCGCAAGCTGTACGTCATCCGCAAGCGTGCCACGAATGAAATTCGTCGTGCCGGGTTTCCGGGCAGCAATTATTGGTATACGGCGAGTCTTTCGTACAAAACCTTGGTTTACAAAGGAATGTTGAACACCGAGCAGGTGGACAAGTATTTCCTGGACTTGCGTGATCCGGCGATGGATTCAGCTCTGGCGCTGGTACATTCCCGTTTCAGCACCAACACCTTCCCGAGTTGGGAACGCGGGCATCCTTATCGCTACGTGGCGCACAATGGCGAAATCAACACACTGCGTGGCAACATCAATTGGATGCATGCCCGGCAGTCGATGTTTGAGTCAGAACTTTTTGGCCAGGACCTGAAGAAGATTCTTCCCATTATCAATACCGATGGCAGTGACTCCGCCATGTTTGATAACTGTCTCGAGTTACTCGTAATGGCTGGGCGTTCATTGCCCCATGCCATCATGATGATGATTCCGGAGCCATGGGCAAACCATGAAACCATGAGCGACGAGCGCAAGGCGTTCTACGAGTATCATAGCTGTCTCATGGAACCATGGGATGGTCCGGCTTCAATTGCCTTCACTGATGGCAAGATGATTGGAGCCATCCTGGATCGCAACGGTCTGCGTCCGTCGCGCTATTACGTCACCAAGGATGATTTGGTGGTCATGGCTTCTGAAGTGGGTGTATTGGATATTGCGCCGGAACGGATTTTGCAAAAAGGCCGTCTGCAACCAGGACGCATGTTCCTCATCGACATGGAGCAGGGACGCATTGTGGCGGATGAAGAGATCAAGGACAAGGTCGCCAAACAGCATCCTTATCGTCAATGGCTCAATAAGTACATGGTTGAGATGGCAAACCTGCCCGGGGTGACGCATCTGCCGGAGCCGAGCCATGAAACCGTGCTCCGCCGTCAACAGGCATTTGGTTATACCTTTGAAGACTTGCGCATCCTGATGGTTCCGATGGCACGTGATGGTGTTGAAGCTGTTGGTTCCATGGGAACTGATACGCCCCTAGCCGTGCTCTCGGATAAGCCACAGCCGCTTTACAATTACTTTAAGCAACTCTTTGCGCAGGTTACCAATCCTCCCATTGATTGCATTCGCGAAGAAATTGTTACCTCCGCGGAAACGACCATTGGTTCCGAGCGCAATTTACTCAAGCCCATTCCGGAGAGTTGCCATCTGATTGAGCTGAAATCGCCTATTTTGACGAATGAAGAATTTGCCAAGTTGAAGCACGTCGATCATGAAGGCTTCAAGTCGGTTACCATACCAATCCTCTACAGGATAAATGAAGGTGAAAAAGGTTTGGAACGAGCCATGGGTGATTTATACGCCAAGGCGGATCGTGCCATTAATGACGGTGTCAACATTCTGATTCTTTCCGATCGCGGAATTGATCGTGAGAACGCCGCAGTTCCTGCTTTACTGGCCGTTTCCGGTTTACATCATCACTTGATTCGCCAAGGGACACGCACCCGTGTCGGGCTGGTATTGGAAAGCGGCGAGCCTCGTGAAGTGCATCATTTCTCGCTCCTGATTGGTTATGGCGCGGGAGCCATCAATCCTTATCTGGCGTTTGAGACCTTGGATGACATGATCCGGCAAGGGTTGCTTAAGAACATCACGCACAAGGATGCATGCAAGAATTTTGCGAAAGCGGCGGTGAAGGGTGTGGTGAAGGTCATCTCCAAGATGGGTATCTCCACGATTCAGAGCTACCGTGGTGCACAAATATTCGAAGCGGTTGGTCTCAAGAAGTCGGTCGTTGATAAATATTTCACCTGGACACCGACACGTATCGAAGGTGTGGGTATGGACGTCATTGCCACGGAAGTGCAGATGCGCCATCAGCATGCGTTCCCTGAGCGTCAGACGAACGGCCACACACTCGAAGTGGGAGGTAATTACCAATGGCGCGCGGAAGGGGAAGTGCATTTGTTCAGTCCGCAGACCGTGCACAAGCTGCAGCAGGCGGTTCGGGCGAATAGTTATAATGCCTTTAAGGAATACTCGGCTTTGGTCAATGACCAGACGCGCAAACATTGCACTCTGCGTGGATTGCTCGATTTAAAGCTGGCGGCCAATCCGATTTCCATTGAAGAAGTGGAATCGGTGGAATCCATTTTGAAGCGTTTCAAAACGGGTGCGATGTCGTACGGTTCCATCAGCAAGGAAGCGCATGAGAGTCTGGCAATTGCGATGAACCGCATTGGTGGCAAGAGCAACACCGGTGAAGGCGGGGAAGATTCTGCCCGGTATATTCCCGATGCGAATGGCGACTCGCGTAATAGCGCCATCAAGCAGGTGGCTTCCGGACGATTTGGCGTCACGAGTTTGTATCTCGTCAATGCCAAGGAAATTCAGATCAAGATGGCGCAGGGAGCAAAGCCTGGCGAGGGCGGTCAGTTGCCGGGTGGGAAGGTTTATCCGTGGGTTGCCAAGGTGCGCCATGCCACGCCGGGTGTGGGACTCATTTCGCCGCCGCCACATCATGATATTTATTCCATCGAAGATTTGGCGGAATTGATTCACGACCTGAAGAATTCCAACACACGCGCACGAGTCAGTGTGAAACTGGTTTCTGAGGTGGGTGTGGGCACGGTTGCTGCCGGCGTGGCCAAGGCTCATGCCGATGTGGTGTTGATCAGTGGTTTTGATGGAGGCACAGGCGCCTCGCCACAGACCAGCATCAAACATGCGGGTATCCCATGGGAACTCGGCCTGGCTGAAACTCATCAGACACTATTGTTGAATAATTTGCGCAGCCGAATCGTGGTGGAAACGGATGGTCAGTTAAAGACTGGCCGCGATGTTATTGTGGCTGCTTTGTTGGGAGCTGAAGAGTTCGGCTTTGCCACCGCTCCGCTCGTGGCGTTGGGTTGTATCATGATGCGCGTGTGCCATCTGAACACCTGTCCGGTTGGGGTGGCGACACAGGACCCTGAGTTGCGAAAAAACTTTACCGGCGATCCGGCTCATGCGGTGAATTTCATGCGGTTCATTGCCCAGGAAGTGCGCGAGTTGATGGCACAACTTGGATTCCGCACTGTAAATGAAATGGTGGGGCGCACTGACTTGCTCGAGCCGAAGAAGGCGATCGAGCATTGGAAGGCCAAGGGACTGGATTTGTCCAACATGCTTTACCAGCCCAAGGTGGGAAGTGATGTGGGGCGTTATGCGCAAATGGTGCAGGACCATGGCTTGGACAAGGCACTCGACAATACCACTTTGCTCAAACTTTGCGCACCCGCTCTGGAGCGGAAGGAAAAAGTCGTCGCTGACTTGCCGATACGCAACGTAAACCGGGTGGTGGGAACGATTCTCGGCAGCGAAGTGACTCGTCGCTACGGTGTTGAAGCGTTGCCGGAAGATACGATTCAGTTGAATTTCAAAGGTTCGGCTGGTCAGAGCCTGGGAGCTTTCGTGCCCAAGGGAGTCACCTTGAGGTTGGAAGGCGATGCCAATGATTACGTCGGAAAAGGTTTGTCCGGCGGCAAGATCATCGTTTATCCGCCAAAGGGTTCCACGTTCAACCCGGCGGAGAATATTATCATCGGTAACGTGGCGCTCTACGGAGCGACCAGCGGTGAGGTTTACATCGGCGGTATGGCTGGCGAGCGTTTTTGTGTTCGTAACAGCGGTGTCAACGCAGTCGTTGAGGCTGTGGGCGACCATGGTTGTGAATACATGACTGGTGGCCGGGTCGTGGTGCTCGGACCCACAGGCCGTAACTTTGCTGCTGGCATGTCTGGTGGTGTTGCCTACGTGCTGGATGAAACAGGTGATTTCAAGAGTCGCTGCAACCAGCAGATGGTTGGCTTGGAAAAGCTGGAAGATGCGACAGAGATCGAAGAACTGCAGCAAATGATCAAGCGTCATGCTGATTACACCCGCAGCCAGCATGCCTTCAAAATACTGGCGCTCTGGGATGAAACGGTGCCGAAGTTCGTCAAAGTGATGCCCAAGGATTACAAACGTATGTTGCAATCCATCAAGCGTGTGACCGAAGCCGGTCTGAGCGGTGAGGAGGCATTGATGGCGGCCTTTAATGACAATGCCAAGGACGCTTCACGCGTCGGGGGCGGCTAA
- a CDS encoding alpha-amylase family glycosyl hydrolase yields MLLSCMGHPLLHEINTRCWLRSLAEEQGRPVTLESVPDSEFDRWKQLGFTHIWLMGIWTTGPKSRSHALHNPSLRQRYTELLPGWQEEDVPGSPYAIADYEVPADLGGEAGLKKFRLRLNGHGLKLVLDFVPNHVGLDHPWVESWPELLVHSSARRDGTFQERTLRGTLWIAHGKDPYFGPWTDTVQLDYRNPATRTAMIQVLRSIARRCDGVRCDMAMLLLNGVFQKTWTHFPANHASAEGEFWSEAISAVKADNSEFLFIAEAYWGLEGKLQSLGFDYTYDKDSYDLLVERRYSEFQRHLLDNPPEYLARSVHFLENHDEKRISSILSLEEERAAALVMIGLPGMRLLYEGQMQGVKIQTPVQLGRWPREKAVPQIEEMYFNLLTSLRKSAVGKGEGKVLQPQAAWDGNPTMQNFVVVQWKKVDWKIDVVVVNLASHRGQCRIWLEEPDLKRHDWEMRDLLGNECHMRSGAEMVSQGLYLDLPEYGAQVFRFTVKA; encoded by the coding sequence ATGTTGCTCTCATGTATGGGCCATCCTCTTCTCCATGAAATTAATACGCGCTGCTGGTTGCGCTCATTAGCAGAAGAGCAGGGCAGGCCAGTTACACTCGAATCAGTTCCTGATTCCGAGTTTGATCGGTGGAAGCAGCTTGGGTTTACCCATATTTGGTTGATGGGCATATGGACCACGGGGCCGAAGAGCAGATCGCATGCTTTGCATAACCCGAGTTTGCGCCAGCGATACACGGAGCTTTTGCCTGGATGGCAGGAAGAGGATGTGCCGGGTTCACCTTATGCCATAGCTGATTATGAGGTGCCTGCAGATTTGGGCGGCGAAGCAGGACTGAAGAAATTTCGCCTGAGACTGAATGGACATGGGCTCAAGCTGGTTTTGGATTTTGTGCCGAATCACGTGGGCCTGGATCATCCGTGGGTCGAGTCGTGGCCGGAGTTACTCGTTCACAGCAGCGCCAGGAGGGATGGAACCTTTCAGGAACGGACCTTACGCGGAACGCTTTGGATTGCACATGGGAAGGACCCATATTTTGGGCCCTGGACAGACACGGTGCAGTTGGATTATCGGAATCCCGCGACCCGAACAGCAATGATTCAAGTACTGAGATCAATTGCCCGTCGATGCGATGGAGTCCGATGCGACATGGCGATGCTGTTGCTCAACGGGGTGTTCCAGAAAACGTGGACTCACTTTCCCGCCAATCATGCAAGCGCGGAAGGAGAGTTTTGGTCAGAGGCGATTTCAGCTGTAAAGGCAGACAATTCCGAGTTTCTGTTTATTGCGGAGGCGTACTGGGGATTGGAAGGAAAGCTGCAATCGCTTGGCTTCGATTATACCTACGATAAGGACAGCTATGATCTGCTCGTGGAACGGAGATACAGTGAGTTTCAGAGGCATTTGTTGGACAACCCGCCTGAGTATCTGGCCAGAAGTGTGCATTTTCTGGAAAACCATGATGAGAAGAGGATCTCATCGATTTTGTCTTTGGAAGAAGAACGTGCAGCGGCACTGGTGATGATAGGGTTGCCGGGGATGCGGTTATTGTACGAGGGGCAGATGCAAGGGGTAAAAATACAAACGCCCGTGCAACTTGGGCGTTGGCCACGAGAGAAAGCGGTTCCGCAAATTGAAGAGATGTACTTCAACCTCCTCACCAGCTTAAGGAAATCCGCCGTGGGAAAGGGAGAAGGCAAAGTGCTGCAACCACAAGCCGCCTGGGATGGGAATCCAACGATGCAAAACTTCGTCGTTGTGCAGTGGAAAAAGGTGGACTGGAAAATTGATGTGGTGGTGGTGAATCTGGCGTCACATCGCGGCCAGTGTCGTATCTGGCTCGAGGAGCCCGATTTGAAAAGGCACGATTGGGAGATGCGCGATTTACTTGGCAATGAATGTCATATGCGCAGTGGAGCAGAAATGGTGAGCCAAGGTTTGTATCTCGATTTGCCGGAATACGGCGCCCAAGTGTTCAGGTTTACCGTAAAAGCCTGA
- a CDS encoding ACT domain-containing protein, translated as MEITKQLAIFLDNRPGTLARVCEALSKVKVNIYAITTSDTVDHTVIRMVVSDSRKAIDVFEEHGTLVVEDDVIMLEGDNKSGSLANIANKLAGAGVNIEYCYSATSPNAKKGLMILRTSNAQKALKVLNT; from the coding sequence ATGGAAATCACCAAACAACTCGCTATTTTCCTTGATAATCGCCCGGGCACGCTGGCGCGTGTCTGTGAAGCATTAAGCAAGGTGAAGGTCAATATTTACGCCATCACCACCAGTGATACTGTGGACCATACCGTTATACGCATGGTGGTGAGTGATTCGCGGAAGGCGATCGATGTCTTCGAGGAACATGGAACATTGGTGGTTGAGGACGATGTCATCATGTTGGAGGGCGACAATAAGTCCGGGTCGCTGGCAAATATCGCGAACAAACTGGCGGGAGCTGGCGTGAACATCGAGTACTGCTACAGCGCGACCAGTCCGAATGCGAAAAAAGGGTTGATGATCCTGCGTACATCCAATGCGCAGAAAGCTCTCAAAGTTCTGAACACATAA